In one Colletotrichum destructivum chromosome 2, complete sequence genomic region, the following are encoded:
- a CDS encoding Putative nucleolar protein, with translation MAGSQLKRLKSSLREQGIVGPQKSKKQKRQFAQDEKAKTDKRLQRGAALGQIREQFNPFDLKHNPRGPKFEVTSNRPQTGAAAKGIHGRPTEAKSMGEQRRRETLLVEMQKRNKVGGILDRRFGENDPSLAEEEKMLERFAREKQRSHKKTSLFDLEETEPLGELTHDGQTLNFEHHADMADDFDEDDLGEDGDSDSSLSEKKRLKRLRNAGLGDDDEAAADEPDRKKSKKEVMEEVMAKSKMHKYERQVAKDEDADLRMELDKELPNLHALLMSHGNKSDAQKKEEANKLIAGVDKATFDKDFDLRLKKLVQDRRAAPTERTKTDEEMAAEESKRLKELEEKRLKRMRGEAVSDDEDSDEEMEDQDAEEPAFQFIPEEEDEDFGLGKGIKTKTRPTATELGFDDEDDFLIEDDLIASGSDLEPIESEDEDSDEEEEYQGDDSEDDEFTKGLLNEEETKSSLFANGDRKGSAEVDSSDLPYTFPCPQSYEELLALSQKFPSDKLPTIVQRIRALYHPKLDSRNKEKLGNFARALVDMVGDSPRDESSPSFQVLESLIRHVHSLAKMFPVEIANQYRSHLEEISQQRPLAMHVGDLTLLTAIGSTFPTSDHFHQVATPAMLTIGRYLGGKIPQTLSDYATGIYLSTLAVQYQQFSKRYVPEVMSFSLNTLCAIAPSPVSKMSGDFPVHEPAAGIRIANARKTKLRQLSPADCAVMEVSGAEAESKKAALLGTTLQLLGAAADTWTGKPSFQEIFQPALDIVTQLSSKSGRSKLPEALGEQLDKSKLKLERMLRIAQLSRRPLELHHHRPLSIKTYIPKFEDSYDPNKHYDPDRERAEMAKLKKEHKKERKGAMRELRKDAQFMARENLRMKKAKDEAYEKKYKRLVAEIQNEEGREANAYEREKEGRKKARHR, from the exons ATGGCCGGCTCGCAGCTCAAACGACTCAAGTCTTCCCTTCGGGAGCAGGGAATTGTCGGACCCCAGAAGTCCAAGAAGCAGAAACGCCAGTTTGCGCAAGATGAAAAGGCCAAGACCGATAAGCGCCTGCAGAGAGGTGCGGCCCTCGGCCAGATCAGAGAACAATTCAACCCGTTCGACCTCAAGCACAACCCCCGAGGTCCCAAATTCGAGGTTACGAGCAACAGGCCTCAGACCGGTGCTGCGGCAAAAGGCATTCATGGCCGTCCGACCGAGGCCAAGTCCATGGGCGAGCAGAGG CGCCGCGAGACTTTGTTGGTTGAGATGCAGAAGCGAAATAAGGTTGGCGGAATCCTCGATCGTCGATTCGGTGAGAATGATCCGTccttggccgaggaggaaaagaTGCTCGAGCGATTCGCCCGTGAGAAGCAGAGGTCGCACAAGAAGACGTcgctcttcgacctcgaagaAACTGAGCCTCTTGGCGAATTGACACACGACGGCCAAACCCTCAATTTCGAACACCACGCCGACATGGCAGACGACttcgacgaagacgacctcggtgaggacggcgacagcgactCTTCTTTgtccgagaagaagaggctcaAGCGCCTTCGCAACGCGGGgctgggcgatgacgacgaagcaGCTGCAGATGAGCCCGACAGGAAAAAGTCAAAGAAGGAGGTCATGGAGGAGGTCATGGCGAAGTCGAAGATGCACAAATACGAGCGCCAAGtcgccaaggacgaggacgcaGACCTGCGAATGGAATTGGACAAGGAGCTGCCAAACTTGCACGCTCTTCTGATGTCCCACGGCAACAAATCCGATGCGcagaagaaagaggaggcAAACAAACTGATTGCTGGAGTCGACAAGGCTACTTTCGACAAGGACTTTGACCTGCGTCTCAAGAAGCTCGTACAGGATCGCCGAGCAGCCCCCACCGAGCGCACaaagacggacgaggaaaTGGCGGCTGAAGAATCCAAGAGGCTGAAAGAgttggaggagaagcgccTGAAGAGAATGAGAGGCGAGGCAGTCTCAGATGACGAagactcggacgaggagatggaaGATCAAGATGCCGAAGAGCCCGCTTTCCAGTTCATTcccgaagaggaggacgaagactTTGGTCTCGGAAAGGGTATTAAAACTAAAACTCGTCCCACTGCAACTGAGTTGGGattcgacgacgaggatgacttCCTCATCGAGGACGACTTGATTGCCAGTGGCTCGGACCTGGAACCCATTGAGAGTGAAGATGAGGACTcggatgaggaagaagagtACCAAGGCGACGActccgaagacgacgagtTCACCAAGGGACTTCTCAACGAGGAGGAAACGAAGAGCTCGCTGTTTGCGAACGGGGACAGAAAAGGGAGTGCAGAGGTCGACAGCTCCGATCTACCCTATACGTTCCCATGTCCACAAAGCTacgaggagctgctggcACTGTCGCAGAAATTTCCCAGCGACAAGCTGCCTACCATTGTTCAACGCATTCGAGCCTTGTACCACCCGAAGCTGGACAGCAGAAACAAAGAGAAGCTCGGAAATTTTGCTCGGGCACTAGTGGACATGGTCGGCGATAGCCCCCGCGACGAGAGTAGCCCGTCTTTTCAAGTACTGGAGAGTCTGATTCGACACGTCCATTCTCTGGCCAAGATGTTCCCGGTCGAAATCGCAAACCAATATCGCTCTCACTTGGAGGAGATCAGCCAGCAACGGCCTCTTGCCATGCACGTAGGAGACCTGACGCTGCTGACTGCGATCGGATCAACCTTCCCTACCTCGGATCATTTCCACCAAGTTGCAACCCCCGCTATGCTTACTATCGGGCGTTACCTCGGTGGTAAGATTCCTCAAACGCTCAGCGACTACGCTACCGGCATCTACTTGTCGACTCTGGCAGTTCAGTATCAACAGTTCTCAAAGCGTTACGTTCCTGAGGTCATGAGCTTCTCTCTCAACACCCTATGCGCGATAGCTCCCTCTCCTGTTTCGAAGATGTCTGGTGACTTCCCCGTTCACGAGCCTGCGGCGGGAATTCGTATCGCGAACGCGCGCAAGACGAAACTTCGACAGCTCTCCCCGGCCGATTGTGCCGTTATGGAGGTGTCTGGCGCTGAAGCCGAGTCCAAGAAGGCTGCACTGCTAGGAACGACTCTTCAACTCctcggtgctgctgctgacacCTGGACCGGCAAGCCGTCATTCCAAGAGATCTTTCAGCCTGCCCTCGACATTGTTACGCAGCTCAGCAGCAAGTCGGGCCGCTCCAAGTTGCCCGAAGCGCTGGGCGAACAGCTTGACAAGTCCAAGCTCAAGCTGGAACGGATGCTCAGGATCGCGCAGCTCTCGCGGCGACCGCTCGAGTTGCACCATCACCGTCCGTTGTCTATCAAGACGTACATCCCCAAGTTCGAGGACTCGTACGACCCGAACAAGCATTACGACCCGGACCGCGAGCGCGCGGAGATGGCCAAGTTGAAGAAGGAACACAAGAAGGAACGCAAGGGTGCCATGAGAGAGCTGAGGAAGGACGCCCAGTTCATGGCCCGCGAGAACCTGCGcatgaagaaggcgaaggacGAGGCATACGAGAAGAAATACAAGAGGCTTGTGGCGGAGATCCAAAACGAGGAGGGCAGGGAGGCCAACGCGtacgagagagagaaggagggcagAAAGAAGGCCAGACATCGCTAG
- a CDS encoding Putative G patch domain-containing protein, which translates to MDPKQSAASDEEDDYMNMTFEEPSTIKTAQPETSLQRRQRLRREGEIRGRVKSKEELAAEEAAAREKALSRSLLEDAAAKKSKGLAMMAKMGFKGGALGASGSAGDGARTEPIAVEVKEDRGGIGMESEKKRKMREAAERIEEEVREGKRAKVDPLEYRDRVRQEREAARVQAQVFAAQRVAERMAEEKDAESGLQIIEKGEETDSRKGAGDEEEEENMKKRRKPAAGATARPLKSINVLWRGLARHREEKERDRRMRYDLEQSLSRLPTYEDDQEDEDDRTALGKRQTVYVTAEDLDEEDTELDEFNELEDAEKLRRLVEYLRKEHRYCFWCKFTYTDDEMEGCPGVTEEDHD; encoded by the coding sequence ATGGACCCCAAGCAATCAGCAGCCtcggatgaggaggacgactACATGAACATGACGTTCGAGGAACCCTCGACCATCAAAACGGCTCAACCAGAAACCTCCCTCCAGCGACGTCAGCGCCTGAGACGTGAGGGGGAGATCCGCGGACGCGTTAAGTccaaggaggagctcgcgGCGGAAGAGGCCGCGGCACGCGAGAAGGCGCTCTCACGGtccctcctcgaggacgccgctgccaagaagagcaaggGCCTCGCGATGATGGCCAAGATGGGCTTCAAGGGCGGCGCGCTCGGCGCGAGCGGTTCCGCGGGTGACGGTGCGCGCACGGAGCCCATTGCTGTGGAGGTTAAGGAGGACAggggcggcatcggcatggagagcgagaagaagcgcaagatGAGGGAGGCTGCAGAGaggatcgaggaggaggttaGGGAGGGTAAGAGGGCCAAGGtcgatccgctcgagtacCGGGATCGGGTGAGGcaggagagggaggcggcgagggtgcAGGCACAGGTTTTTGCGGCGCAGAGGGTCGCGGAAAGGATGGCAGAGGAGAAGGATGCCGAGAGCGGGCTTCAAATCATCGAAaagggcgaggagacggatTCCAGGAAAGGGGcgggggatgaggaggaggaggagaatatgaagaagaggaggaaaccGGCTGCCGGTgcaacggcgaggccgctCAAGTCCATCAACGTCCTTTGGCGGGGTCTGGCGCGGCACCGCGAGGAAAAAGAGAGGGACCGACGGATGCGGTATGACTTGGAGCAGAGCCTCTCGCGGCTGCCAACGTACGAGGATGAccaggaggatgaggacgaccGCACGGCACTGGGGAAAAGGCAGACCGTCTACGTCACGGCAGAGGACCTGGATGAGGAGGACACCGAGCTGGATGAGTTCAACGAGTtggaggacgccgagaaaCTGAGGCGGCTGGTGGAATATCTCAGAAAGGAGCATCGCTATTGCTTCTGGTGCAAGTTCACGTACACagacgacgagatggagggatGCCCTGGTGTCACTGAGGAGGACCACGATTAA
- a CDS encoding Putative tetratricopeptide-like helical domain superfamily, with the protein MSQRTLFRDIACRNTFVCQSCRSIFKSSPPQSWAIRYSSRVAQLGARQRSSTQTTQNNHSATQSSRADPNTNTAAAALLKELTQKRTGEPILKFFEKGETGKVQQLGTEDAFTDSVGGVADLEKDLKLDIASDMRSILSRLQEEGALATYGITDVESIAKDFEGKLGDASNPEDMMARLDDYIKDLESQLDAAGFDVSGFDDSNPVATMDVIEATSRQDPSKRKKHPPIPQIPENVWSFNQRKRIARLNALLSRTTKEIRRGENVTAKTAQSVWKTYSAARQSLAKAWAHVPQDVWNFLWEVLSLDEPQNRSRLTYLSLLARDMSEAKVALSPSQQLVTVEAMFVDGWETKAIEGWKRCISTLGDSGADTFQEFWELGVRMFCQQGDLAQAERAVNKLLERQLDPRILMPYIRSCAANPADEARTKAWDAYRRMRDLLGTSMSLEDYDQVISFFLTTNQTEPALQAFVDMMSSGTVELKGRERLPTQIGNKFFFGKWLKRLIGAGDLDGAHSVFIFMRSKGIEAATIQVNGLIGAWQRSGGADNLEKADKLAWDMINARINFVRNRRRLSSMEGPVRIVEVNGNAELGAMPKATLETFSLLAENYRIRRLQGEIEKLWDAFRKAEISPDAFMMNQLLESYSQNGNVFEARQLYRSLVYERKVKPDPYTFMALWKMLGANRLHNVSGEELDNEVKVTRETFAEMVRFSAVFEAEGFDGQLARKVLHTFRRLKDNLGIVTALRAFEVVFKFTPPEVLGLEMLLETTSLAWETAQARQKLRLVKRRIDAHVENRQKLLGQSTTLDEMTPKQRGEELSHYMQTVYLQEVGPVPESYVAQVAKEMGVYDILAKA; encoded by the coding sequence ATGTCTCAAAGAACCCTTTTTCGTGACATAGCATGTCGAAACACATTTGTTTGCCAGTCTTGCCGTTCGATATTCAAGTCCTCGCCCCCGCAGTCATGGGCTATTCGATATAGCTCCCGGGTGGCCCAGCTAGGAGCTCGTCAACGGTCCAGCACTCAGACAACACAAAACAACCACTCTGCTACGCAGTCTTCTCGAGCCGATCCCAATACGAACACAGCCGCTGCTGCACTACTGAAGGAGCTCACGCAAAAACGAACTGGCGAACCGATCTTGAAGTTCTTCGAAAAGGGCGAAACAGGCAAGGTCCAGCAGCTTGGGACCGAGGATGCATTCACAGATTCCGTAGGCGGAGTGGCCGATCTAGAAAAGGACCTCAAGCTTGACATTGCATCTGATATGCGAAGCATCTTGTCGCGGCTCCAAGAAGAGGGCGCCTTGGCAACCTACGGTATTACGGATGTCGAGTCCATTGCGAAGGATTTCGAGGGGAAATTGGGAGATGCCAGCAACCCTGAAGATATGATGGCGAGGCTTGACGACTACATTAAGGACCTGGAGAGTcagcttgatgctgctggATTCGACGTCAGCGGGTTTGATGATTCGAATCCCGTGGCGACTATGGATGTCATCGAGGCGACGTCTCGCCAGGACCCTTCGAAACGAAAGAAGCATCCCCCGATTCCACAGATCCCCGAAAACGTATGGAGCTTCAACCAACGAAAGCGTATTGCACGACTGAATGCTCTACTCTCGCGAACGACCAAGGAAATACGGAGAGGGGAGAATGTGACCGCAAAGACTGCTCAGTCAGTGTGGAAGACGTACAGTGCGGCGCGACAATCTCTGGCAAAGGCATGGGCGCATGTTCCTCAAGATGTATGGAATTTTCTCTGGGAGGTTCTGTCACTGGACGAGCCACAGAATCGGAGCCGACTCACCTATCTCTCGTTGTTGGCAAGGGATATGAGCGAGGCGAAGGTTGCTTTAAGCCCATCACAGCAGCTGGTGACCGTGGAAGCCATGTTTGTAGATGGGTGGGAGACCAAGGCTATTGAGGGCTGGAAGCGATGCATCTCGACACTCGGCGATAGCGGCGCCGATACTTTCCAGGAATTTTGGGAGCTTGGAGTGCGTATGTTCTGTCAGCAAGGGGATCTGGCCCAGGCAGAGCGTGCAGTCAACAAGCTGCTGGAGCGTCAGCTCGACCCACGCATCCTGATGCCGTACATCAGAAGCTGCGCCGCGAATCCCGCAGACGAAGCAAGAACCAAGGCCTGGGACGCTTACCGACGCATGAGAGACCTTCTCGGCACATCCATGAGCCTCGAGGATTACGACCAAGtgatctccttcttcttgacgaCAAACCAAACGGAGCCGGCCCTCCAAGCTTTTGTCGATATGATGAGCTCTGGGACAGTGGAGTTGAAGGGAAGAGAGCGCTTGCCTACCCAGATCGGCAATAAGTTCTTCTTTGGGAAATGGCTGAAACGCCTCATTGGTGCCGGGGATCTAGACGGAGCACACAGCGTCTTCATTTTCATGCGCTCTAAGGGCATCGAGGCAGCCACTATCCAGGTAAACGGACTCATCGGCGCTTGGCAGAGGTCCGGCGGTGCCGACAACCTTGAAAAGGCGGACAAATTGGCATGGGACATGATCAATGCCCGCATCAACTTCGTCCGCAACCGACGTCGGCTGTCTTCTATGGAGGGGCCGGTTCGCATCGTCGAAGTCAATGGAAATGCCGAACTGGGCGCCATGCCAAAGGCTACTCTCGAGACGTTCTCTTTGCTCGCCGAAAACTACCGCATTCGACGCCTGCAGGGCGAGATAGAGAAGCTCTGGGACGCCTTCAGAAAAGCAGAGATCAGCCCAGATGCCTTTATGATGAACCAGCTGCTGGAGTCGTACTCCCAGAACGGCAACGTCTTCGAGGCACGGCAGCTCTACCGGTCGCTTGTGTACGAACGCAAGGTGAAACCGGACCCGTACACGTTCATGGCGTTGTGGAAGATGCTGGGCGCCAACAGGCTGCACAATGTCAGtggcgaggagctcgacaacGAAGTCAAGGTCACGCGCGAGACCTTTGCGGAAATGGTTcgcttctcggccgtcttcgaggccgAAGGCTTCGACGGCCAACTCGCACGCAAGGTGTTGCACACATTCCGCCGGCTCAAGGACAACCTGGGCATCGTCACAGCGCTGCGAGCCTTCGAGGTCGTCTTCAAGTTCACGCCACCCGAGGTGCTGGGCCTCGAGATGCTGCTCGAGACCACCAGCCTTGCATGGGAGACAGCCCAAGCGAGGCAGAAGCTTCGTCTCGTGAAGCGTAGGATCGATGCACACGTCGAGAACCGGCAGAAGCTGCTCGGTCAGTCCACGACGCTGGACGAGATGACGCCCAAGcagcgcggcgaggagcttTCGCATTACATGCAGACAGTGTACTTGCAGGAAGTCGGCCCTGTGCCAGAGAGTTACGTTGCACAGGTGGCCAAGGAGATGGGCGTGTACGATATTTTGGCAAAGGCTTAA
- a CDS encoding Putative RNA 3'-terminal phosphate cyclase has translation MDSAPEYLRFTGHRSFAQRLIISTLTGRPIHISKIRSSSPTHPGLAPHEISFLRLLEAVTNGSSMQISYTGTTITYHPGLITGTMAGFGASDGDVIEHNLPANNNRGVTYFLLPICLLAPFSKAHVNIRFTGPGVITSATETGDISVDSFRTAILPLFALFGIPPARIELRVLSRSCPGKGGRGGGGVVELRFASQVRLPKTLHLNRNPGKIRRIRGVAYCTGVSASNNSRMIHSAREVLNALVSDIHIAAQYDTAPLVTAADKSKTRTGIGFGLSLVAESSSVGVLYSADVVAPPVGGVVPEDIGKNCAYQLLETIAQGGCVTKTSASTVLTLMAMGSEDVGRLRIGRDIIGTEEMVGLARDLRTFGASSWGLRDVDDDESGDILVTVKGSGVGNVGRKIA, from the coding sequence ATGGATTCCGCTCCCGAGTACCTGCGTTTCACAGGACATAGATCCTTCGCGCAGCGATTGATCATCTCGACTCTTACCGGTCGGCCTATACACATCTCCAAGATtcgcagctcgtcgccgacacaTCCAGGTCTCGCGCCGCATGAGATCTCGTTTCTGCGTTTGCTTGAAGCCGTTACCAATGGCAGCTCCATGCAAATCTCGTACACGGGTACGACGATCACATACCATCCCGGTCTGATCACTGGCACCATGGCTGGATTCGGCGCAtccgacggcgacgtcatcGAACATAACCTGCCGGCGAACAACAACCGCGGCGTCACCTACTTCCTCCTGCCGATCTGCCTATTAGCACCATTCTCGAAGGCCCATGTCAACATTCGGTTCACCGGTCCGGGTGTTATCACATCTGCAACTGAGACTGGCGACATCTCCGTCGACTCTTTTCGCACAGCCATCCTACCCCTCTTTGCCCTCTTCGGCATCCCTCCTGCACGAATCGAACTGAGAGTGCTTTCACGATCTTGCCCCGGGAAGGGCGGCAGaggtggcggtggcgtcgTAGAGCTACGGTTCGCAAGTCAGGTTCGACTTCCAAAAACACTTCACCTGAACCGCAACCCCGGAAAGATAAGAAGGATACGTGGAGTCGCATACTGTACTGGAGTCTCAGCATCCAACAACAGCCGAATGATCCATTCAGCTAGAGAAGTGCTGAACGCGCTGGTCTCGGACATACACATCGCTGCGCAGTACGACACTGCACCGCTGGTCACGGCTGCCGACAAGTCGAAGACACGGACAGGTATCGGCTTTGGACTCAGCTTGGTCGCCGAGTCAAGCTCCGTCGGTGTGCTCTATTCAGCGGACGTCGTTGCTCCCCCGGTTGGTGGTGTCGTCCCTGAAGACATCGGCAAGAACTGTGCCTATCAGTTGCTGGAGACCATCGCACAAGGAGGCTGCGTCACCAAAACGTCTGCCAGCACAGTGTTGACACTGATGGCGATGGGATCCGAAGACGTGGGAAGACTGAGAATAGGAAGGGACATCATCGGCACAGAGGAAATGGTCGGACTGGCGCGGGACCTGCGGACATTCGGCGCGAGTAGTTGGGGGCTGAgggacgtcgacgatgacgagtCGGGCGACATACTTGTTACGGTGAAGGGAAGCGGCGTTGGTAATGTTGGTCGCAAGATTGCTTAA
- a CDS encoding Putative DSC E3 ubiquitin ligase complex subunit 4, with the protein MVDDAAPETLPGRSIPLEDEQQDGRGFPESSQQFDDPDARGSRRRRRRKHRKINPGLARKFDFMTQLLRNLDALVYAELCALYYMECSIFRFAVRVYGQHHWLTPKPDDYPLTMEAARSQVISVFVPNLLCIILHIFTSLPTAGEATRGYLHGGVIVDFIGQKPPTSRLTFLAFDCIILAIQCLMLAIHSEREKLRPIVRPILFRLPPAIQETIAAASTQDHDAEERGVLRDSPDLEAEGANGIELQPLRPNGDGDQGYDAERSRSLRSRSSLHAAGGMHLFDVLSSGNGVVGEFHISHTIRHATTDYWGAAGHSLQTLGYTAALTRLSAMRRMPQLERNQRNQR; encoded by the exons ATGGTAGATGATGCCGCGCCAGAGACCCTGCCAGGCCGATCGATCCCTCTCGAGGATGAACAACAGGATGGCAGAGGGTTTCCGGAGTCGTCGCAGCAATTCGACGACCCGGATGCGAGGGGCAGTAGAAGGAGGCGACGAAGAAAACACCGGAAGATCAATCCGGGCCTGGCAAGGAAGTTCGACTTCATGACCCAACTACTACGAAACCTGGACGCTCTTGTCTATGCGGAGCTTTGCGCTCTATACTACATGGA ATGCTCCATCTTTCGTTTTGCGGTCCGTGTTTATGGGCAACATCATTGGCTGACGCCCAAGCCCGACGACTACCCGTTGACTATGGAGGCGGCCCGGTCGCAGGTCATATCGGTGTTTGTCCCGAACCTCCTCTGTATTATCCTGCACATCTTTACATCACTGCCCACAGCTGGCGAAGCTACTCGCGGGTATCTCCATGGAGGTGTCATTGTCGACTTCATCGGACAAAAGCCACCGACCTCTCGGCTTACGTTTCTGGCGTTTGATTGCATCATACTAGCCATCCAGTGTTTGATGCTGGCGATCCATTCCGAACGAGAGAAACTGCGTCCCATTGTCCGGCCCATACTCTTTCGGCTACCTCCGGCAATACAAGAGACAATCGCGGCAGCATCAACCCAAGACCACGATGCTGAGGAACGAGGGGTCCTGAGGGACTCTCCTGACTTGGAAGCTGAAGGCGCCAACGGCATAGAGCTGCAGCCTTTACGGCCcaacggcgatggcgaccaGGGATACGATGCTGAGCGAAGCCGGTCCTTGCGAAGTCGCTCGTCCCTTCACGCAGCAGGTGGAATGCATCTGTTCGATGTTCTCAGTTCGGGGAATGGCGTGGTGGGAGAATTCCACATATCTCACACCATTAGACATGCCACGACAGATTATTGGGGGGCGGCAGGTCATTCGCTCCAAACGTTGGGTTACACGGCGGCATTGACGAGGCTTTCAGCAATGAGGAGGATGCCTCAATTAGAGCGCAATCAGAGGAACCAGAGGTAG
- a CDS encoding Class II Aminoacyl-tRNA synthetase/Biotinyl protein ligase (BPL) and lipoyl protein ligase (LPL), whose amino-acid sequence MATASSGPSGDLTSQILLALSKKDPILSAEHFPEFQFVDIKAALDRLASRSMVTYESIDREEAVLEAEGKQIAEHGSHEARVFEAVRKALEGLTVQELEAAVGDKNVTKVGQGKAFKEKWIKKGSDGKLVASADSIQDVTQTQLQKIRETGTHEPKIITELKKRKLIKTQKVITFKIQKGPEFALEIKKEETDLTADMITSGSWKTANFKPYNFKALGADQNAGALHPLNKVRHEFRQIFFEMGFEEMPTSKFVESGFWNFDALFVPQQHPARDLQDTFYISDPKVADKPGPESADDKKDYETYWENVKQVHQDGKFGSIGYRYPWAADEAQRLVLRTHTTAISTAILHQLASKKGPDGRPPPARYFSIDRVFRNESVDATHLAEFHQVEGVIADYGLTLGGLMEFMEIFFNKMGITDIKFKPAYNPYTEPSMEIFSFHKGLNKLVEIGNSGMFRPEMLEAMGLPKDMRVYGWGLSLERPTMIKYGISNIRELLGHKVDLNFIERNPAVRLEKN is encoded by the exons atggcgacggcgagcagcgGTCCTTCTGGGGACCTCACATCCCAGATCCTTCTTGCTTTGTCCAAGAAGGATCCTATTCTGTCTGCCGAGCATTTCCCCGAGTTCCAGTTCGTCGACATCAAGGCGGCGCTGGACCGACTTGCTAGCCGTTCCATGGTGACATATGAGTCAATTGACCGAGAGGAAGCGGTTCTTGAGGCAGAAGGCAAGCAGATTGCGGAGCATGGCAGCCACGAAGCTCGCGTTTTCGAGGCTGTCCGCAAAGCATTGGAAGGTTTGACGGTtcaggagctcgaggctgcTGTGGGCGACAAGAACGTAACAAAGGTTGGCCAAGGCAAGGCCTTCAAGGAGAAATGGATTAAGAAGGGTAGCGACGGCAAGCTTGTCGCATCT GCCGACTCGATCCAAGATGTTACCCAAACTCAGCTCCAGAAGATCCGGGAGACTGGCACCCACGAGCCCAAGATTATCACCGAGCTGAAGAAGCGTAAGCTCATTAAGACACAGAAGGTCATCACTTTCAAGATTCAGAAGGGGCCTGAATTTGCGCTCGAAatcaagaaggaagagacCGACCTTACGGCCGATATGATCACATCGGGCTCGTGGAAGACGGCCAACTTCAAGCCGTACAACTTCAAGGCTCTTGGAGCTGACCAGAACGCCGGCGCACTGCACCCTCTCAACAAGGTCCGCCATGAGTTCCGTCAGATCTTCTTCGAGATGGGGTTTGAAGAGATGCCTACTAGCAAATTCGTTGAGTCTGGCTTCTGGAACTTCGACGCCTTGTTCGTTCCCCAACAACATCCTGCGAGAGACCTTCAGGATACCTTTTACATCTCAGATCCCAAGGTGGCAGACAAGCCTGGCCCCGAGTCGGCGGATGACAAGAAGGACTATGAGACATACTGGGAAAACGTCAAGCAGGTCCACCAGGATGGCAAGTTTGGCTCGATCGGTTACCGTTACCCCTGGGCCGCGGACGAGGCGCAGAGGCTTGTTCTCCGCACGCACACAACAGCCATCTCGACGGCAATCCTCCATCAGCTGGCTTCCAAGAAGGGTCCTGACGGCCGCCCACCCCCAGCTCGTTACTTCTCTATTGACAGAGTGTTCCGTAACGAAAGTGTCGATGCCACGCATTTGGCCGAGTTCCACCAAGTTGAGGGCGTTATCGCGGACTACGGTCTGACGCTGGGTGGCTTGATGGAGTTCATGGAGATTTTCTTCAACAAGATGGGCATTACGGACATTAAGTTCAAGCCGGCCTACAACCCCTACACCGAGCCGAGCATGGAGATTTTCAGCTTCCACAAGGGATTGAACAAGCTTGTCGAGATCGGCAACAGTGGTATGTTCAGACCGGAGAtgctcgaggccatgggcTTGCCCAAGGATATGAGGGTTTACGGTTGGGGTTTGAGCTTGGAGAGACCGACCATGATCAAGTATGGTATCTCCAACATTCGGGAGCTGCTGGGACACAAGGTGGACCTGAACTTTATCGAGAGAAACCCGGCGGTGAGACTAGAGAAAAACTAG